The Vicia villosa cultivar HV-30 ecotype Madison, WI linkage group LG1, Vvil1.0, whole genome shotgun sequence genome includes a region encoding these proteins:
- the LOC131617550 gene encoding uncharacterized protein LOC131617550: protein MACWSAENATKAYLSTLKMGQKAKEPNVAEFISALAAGNNAQMMIVACATVADSTTLALIAAANQTGGKVICIVPNHKALKASKHVLGKASHQVEFIVGEPQEVLVLEEYEGADFLLIDCNIENHEEILKAIEEGRKVNDGAIVVGYNAFSCKGSWLSSGSKTQLLPIGEGLLVTRFGMVGNSPKYGTSRTMGKVKSHWVVKVDKCTGEEHVFRVRSPHGKVVHA, encoded by the exons ATGGCTTGTTGGTCTGCAGAAAATGCCACAAAGGCCTATCTTAGCACATTAAAAATG ggTCAAAAAGCCAAAGAACCAAACGTAGCTGAATTTATATCAGCACTAGCAGCAGGAAACAATGCACAAATGATGATTGTAGCATGTGCTACAGTTGCAGATTCCACCACACTAGCTTTAATTGCTGCTGCGAATCAAACTGGTGGAAAAGTGATTTGTATTGTGCCTAACCATAAAGCTCTAAAAGCATCCAAACATGTCTTAGGAAAAGCTTCTCATCAAGTTGAGTTCATAGTTGGAGAGCCTCAAGAAGTGCTTGTGTTGGAAGAATATGAAGGAGCTGATTTTTTGCTTATTGATTGTAACATTGAAAACCATGAAGAGATTTTGAAAGCAATAGAGGAGGGTAGAAAGGTAAATGATGGGGCTATTGTTGTAGGGTATAATGCATTTAGTTGCAAAGGGTCATGGTTGTCAAGTGGATCCAAGACTCAGCTTTTGCCTATTGGAGAAGGGCTTTTGGTCACTAGGTTTGGGATGGTTGGGAATAGTCCAAAATATGGGACAAGTAGAACAATGGGGAAGGTTAAAAGTCATTGGGTTGTTAAGGTTGATAAATGCACTGGTGAGGAACATGTGTTTAGGGTTAGATCTCCTCACGGGAAAGTTGTTCATGCTTGA